CCAGCTTCAGTCTACTGTGACAACCAATCAGCTTGTCATTTAGCCCACAACCAGTGTTTCGTGAGAGAACGAAACACATTGAAATAGACTGTCACATAGTCAGGGAGAAAATTCAATCTGGTCTAATTCATCTATTTCCAGTTGCATCTGAACACCAGTTAGCAGATTTCTTCACAAAACCGCTGCCACCTTCTCTGTTCATAAAGTTTGTCAACAAGCTGGGGCTCTATGATCTATACACACCAGcttgaggggggggggggggatatTAGATGAATATCCAGCTCAGCTTCATGTCCATCTCAGCACCTCAGATCAGCTTCATGTCCAGCTCAGCTAACCTTAGCAATTTACATTCTGTTACAAAGTTAGTTAGTTTGTTAAGTTTGTTATAGACATAAAAAATATCGTTTTATAAACCGTTTATGTTTTATTATAGCCGTTGGACTGTTAGGAATCTGCAGCAATAAGGAAATGACAAGTGTCAAGTACATTGCTTATACATAATGCTGAATTGTAACTTTTTCATTTCTAATGATAATTTCTCATCTTCTTCAATCTTTCTCTTCAATCTTCTTCTAATTGTAATATTAtacatttcaaaaatattttaaaaattaaacctttCCAGGACATTCaagctttttttttatcaaaggctgaatttcattaaatataacgtgagaaatatataaatgaatGACTCCTCAACACATTTGAGTGAGCCAATCCATAACATAATAATGAGACCCGCAGAAGCAGTCATCGACAAAGGCTTTTTTAGCCATCAAATGAGCTACCCAATTATTTTTGCGGTTTACATATAGAAATCTAATTTCCGAGAAATGGAAAATTAGGTTGAGAATATCTTCAAAAACAACCCCGGCATCTCTGTTGTTACTAGAGGAGGAATTAACAATATTTATCAGAATCTGACAGTCCCCTTCACAGATTATGTCTTTATACCCTGTTAGTAACACCTCCTCCATTAATGTCCGAAGCTCCAATGCCTCTATTGCAATCGGTGCCACTATGCTAAGAAAACGTCTTGCACCAGCCAATATAATGTTACCTGCAAAATCTCTGACTACAAAACCAATCGCACCTATCCTGAAATTCAGGTCAATAGCaccatcaaaattaattttatgaaaacCTGTTGGCGGAGGTGaccattaaaattaattttatgcaagcttttcatattattatttttacatatcaatatatgattttttattcttaacattatcattttcatacaatttaagttaataattatttagaaatttatacGCAACAATTTAGTGATATGGCTGTTTTGAGGAAAAtgaataataagaaaatataaaacagATTCAGAAATTGATAAAAGTTGAAAGTTGAAAATAAAGCTTCAACATTCATTTTATAGAGTAACGAatgatctaaaaaaaattgcCGTCGTacagaaaaaaaagaaattcatGTTTCACACATTACTCTAATACTAGCTAAGCTAAAATGAAATGTGTTTTCTCTAATCACAAGGCTAATCAACCAAGTCTCCAAATGATTCATTTCACTTGGATTGTCAACTGAGCAAGAAGAAGTATTTGCAGTTTAAAAAGCAACAAAAACTGTAGCAGAACAAATTACTTGTAGAAATAACttaaccaatatatatatatatatatatatatatatgtagcAGAACAAATTACTTGTAGAAATAACttaaccaatatatatatatatatatatatatatatatatatatatatatatatatatatatatatatatatatatatatatatatatatatatatatatatatattcatgaAGCTACAATTtccaacaaattaaattaaccaATGAGCTGTAAtttaaatggtataaacgctaaGTAGCAAACTGTTAGATCATGAGTTCGATTCcttccacaagcgctcccctctcccaattattaaaaaaattcagcaaATTAAAGTTTACTaaccttaaaaaaataaatcaatttcaaatacTCTTTATAAAATAGACAGAAATGCaataattttcaatatttttaaatggtgattttgtttttttacaaaataaataggctaaatgttgtaaaaaagccaaacctttcacaaaagtttcacaaaagtcctgacctttcaattttgtcgattttgaccaaaaactgattatttggtttcacaaaagtcctgacctttcaattttgtcgattttggccaaaaataaattatttggtttccaaaagtcctgacctttcaatatttggcatgtcacataggcgtcacataggcaaattgaaatcaaattgagagttggccacaattgaaaccaaataatttgtttttggccaaaatcgacaaaactgaaaggtcaggacttttgtgaaacttttatgaaaggtttggcctttttacaacatttggccaaaTAAATATTATCTTATCCATCTATCATCATACAAAAATCGGAtcggaatttttttaagttgatTGAAAAAGACCTATTGTATCCAATCAATTTACACTCTCCATTACAAATGAATCGGATAGATTGACTTGATATATTTTAAACTCCTTcattttatactatttattttgcGATAAAAAGTGTTGATAAGCCATGTCCAATCTAATGTGAGAAAATCCTGATCCATAATTATAACTTTCAtcaatgattaaataataaaatatatttaatataaagtaattgtagaatcctcaatttttttttgattcatACTCTATTGAATTCATTGAATAATTTAACAATAATGAATTTTATGTGAATGTCATCCGTGAAAACTCGAACATAAAACTTTCCGTATTAAGATAAGGGGCTAGTAATTCAAAGTTGGGACTTTATGGAAATTTACCCAAAAGGCCAAAACTAGAACACGTTTTCATATAATGTATGAACGCAATGTTAATGAGAAAACGTCTATAGCCTTCCATTTCCATATTCGGCTCTATTTGCTTTGGTAAGAATTGTTTTGGAAATGGAAATAACTCTTTAATGAAATAGCTAACTCAATCTAAATGTGACATTTCCATTTTTCATTCACCACATGTACAATGTGATTTTTGTTACTTTCTATTTCAACCTTCCTTTTCAAATGTAAGGAAATCAAGATCTAGCATCTCCAATTTTAAATCCCAAGCCAATATTAAATATTGGGGTGatgcaaaaaaaattcaaaaatttaatacgttttctcattttaatcacgctaaaaattgacatttttatacaccaactaccaatttttctcaaatacaTACATCGTTCAAAAATCTGACAAAAATCGCTGACGTGTCATTATCTGGTTCGTTATGACATGTCACTATCTGGTTGCCAATTCAGCAATTTTCATcggatttttgaacggtgtatgaatttgagaaaaactAGTATTTCGAAAATAACGATTTTTTAAACGgcaagattaaaataaaaaaacgtgtaaaattggtgaattttaaTGACGTTTACCCTTAAATGATCCCTCATCAAATATACTacatcatttttaattatataaaaaaacacaatacatcatttttaattatataaaaaaacacaccACATCATTTTTGggtatattttcaaaaataaaaatagtatatcaaatcaaattataatatttactaACAAAACAAAAGTATTTTGATAAATGAACTGCAACTCAAGTGATATGTACGCTAGACAGAATTTaactaatattataattttaaattttcctaCAAATGCTGAAATCTCCTTTCTccaataaaattaacaaaatatttggATATTTATTTTTGACTTAATCATCGAAAATTATCTCACTTTTCAAACTTCTTTCATTTATGTtccaaagttttaaaatcatcaattttagtTCATTTCTCGATTGTAATTTCAATTGTAGTCAgtagtttaaattataaaaagggTTATGTTGGACCCTTGTCCTCTCAAACTCCTTTGtcttgactttgacaatcaactattaTTGATCTAGTcttgtttattagtgtataggaactCATAGAAACAATCGGAAGTCAATTCGGAGCTCTCTAGTGAAAATTAACTTTTTGAGATTTAGGCTGTCCAGAAGGTTTTCGCGATCGCTACCCAGTTTTGGTAGCGAGTGCTACTAATGGTAGCGAGCACGACCAAGTTGAGTAGCGAGTGCTACCCAGGTTTCGCGAGCACGAAGAAAGGTCGTCGCGGGCGCGACCCAAAGATTCGTTGAAGGCTCAACGGATATATTCTGAATGGCCCAATAAAGCGTTGACATGTGACAAGAGCCGTTCAAAGATTTTGTCCTCATTCTTGGTAGCGAGCACGACTCCTCTTGGTAGCGGGCGCTACCCAGAAGCTGACAGCAAAaggtttttgttgtttttacttttgttgtagattgctttgggtataaatataaacccatttgcaatgttttaagGTTAGTGATTTGCAAATCTTGAAATAACAAACACACAATTTTAaattacatttgttttgttgtagttttggagtaagctTGTAAACTCCTAAATCATTGTAAGTTAGAGTTTAGTtttggaaaaactcaacccttgtaaGTTAGAGATTAGTTTTGGAAAATCTCACAGTTGGTGTTTAGCTAAAAAGCACAAAGTTTGGAGTTAGCTTAGTAAACTCTTTGTGAATTCtttttagtggattctaaatctCAATCTTTAATTGAATAGTAGAgtaggatcgatttgtgatccgaaccactctaaatctcttgtgtcaatCCTCTAAACCCTTAActctttttaaattcttatttccgctttaaagaatttaaatctTCCGATTCACAACTCAAAATCCGGTTTGCCATACCTCATAGGGTCTTTCAGGTTCAAATATGTCTTTTATGTTTGGAATTTTGATggtaaataataattgaaacaaTACGAAGCAATATGAAGAGCATATTTAAACTTTCGTTCATTCTATTTTGAACAATTagctacaattaaaattaaaaatggaaaaatgggctatgatgattttaaaactatagccataaatgaaaaaaatcgaaaatatgagatattttttaataattaaaccttTAGTCTAAGACTTAATGGTTCAAGTCACCGCCGATCAATATTTTGATCGGAGGTGgtctcattttcttttattttaactttttttatttatatcttttagACGTGGTGATTATTTTATTGCTATTTTGTgtttatcatttattttatttcttcttcatgaaatttatttttttctctgtCAAAATTTTTGTATTCTCTTTTATGAGATTTGATGTTCCTTTTTATAGATCTTCTAATGCAGTGCAGATATGAAtcattgtttttagtttttccaTCAGGTTCATGTAAAGATGAAAAAGTTGATAGGTGGTTATAAAACTATCAAGTGGAATGGACAAACTGTCAAAGTGCACATCAAAACAATTCCGTCAAAAtagctgaaaaataaaaataaaaattttcaaaattcagtGAGCAATGCAGGTTCAATCTGTCATAACTGCAGACTGTGTTCTTGATAAagtgtattttgaatataatGCTTAATTGACGATCAATTAAATCTTGATCAATTGTTTGTAGAAAATATTATGATACTTGATCCACAAATTTGTAATTTGTAGTTTTATATTGTTaccatttggaatttttttatctGATTCATCTATACATAGTGCAacatttgattatttatttgactATCTATGTATTCACAACAAGCTATACACTTGAATTGTAATAGAAAAACTCGATCGTttcaacattttcaaatgtttttatcTTCTTACaaatctaattaatatttttaatgtgaTATAAGTACAATGTATTCCAATAGAATAGCAACCGATCTTAACCTAAATTATATATACCACTAGTTTATAAtatcagtttaaaaaaaattatagtttagtGGTTAGGAAACAATTAGTATAAAGACCAAATGCCATTGAATCACacattttggttttgttattgGACATAGTATTTAGAGAATAAAACATGGACACactaatttttacaattaaaagaacaaaaaaaaaagacaaccACCACTTAACTTAGTGGTCCATATGCCCAAAACCCAAAGAACTCAATCAAGAACAAAACCAATAATACAAACAAAAAGCACCACAATCTATtatatacacaaatatttatttatctattcTTTTAGGTAGtcgaaaataaaataactttcGAAAGCACCATACCATAATAATGGAATCAAAATCATGTGGCATGTAaaagaaaaatccaaaagttcttCCAAAAAAATATTACGTAAATATTTAGAAGAAGTATTATATACATAcaacattttgatttgattataagATGAGATAGGTGAAGTATAGAACATTTGTCTTCACTTGGCAAGTATATACATTCACATGGCTGGTTTCTAATTCTTCCAAGCAACAGGAAAAATTACAATCAAATgaaattatatatgaaaataacaaaaacagcTAAGCTAATTAATAATACAACTCAAAAAAGCCAAATATAATAGGAGacacatattttttcatttaaattgattatttaataCCATAATATCTTGGAAAAAAAGGTAAGCAATTAATACTAACAATTGCTCAAGTTAAGTTTATGttgctaaaatatttaatgtacAAACCACTTCCACAACTGTTTATTTATTGCTGATAAATATTTTAGGTAGATATGTACTCCCTTTTATATGACTATAaccaaattaaattatgtaGATATTTCTGTTTCATGGAAAGATTTAACATCAAGGGATCATGAATAAAAAATCTGGattgctattcgccgccccctTTTGCTTACCACCGCACGGGCAAAGGACAATTTTACCCTTTTTACATTTTCAATAGATaaccaattcataaaaaaaaaactaaatcctctcaactcattcaacttttcacaaattcatattttacgaaaatgtCGGATTTGGAACGAGATAGAAACCGACAACCTCcggtaagtatttttttttattaatttcgaattttttttttaaaaaagcaaAGCCAAAAATAGAAAACGCgatttcacgtcccctccggaggaggggacgccggaaaccggcgtcccctcttccggaggggacgtgaaatccgccgttccctccggaagagggaacgtggatttcccacgttccctcttccggagggaacgtgcggcgtcccctccggaaggggggacgccgaaaacggcgtccccccttccggaggggacgccattcgtcccctccggaaggggggacgccggaaacggcgtccccccttccggaggggacacGGGACGctggcgtcccctccggaagggagGACGCCGTTTtcggcgtccccccttccggaggggacgaatggcgtcccctccggaaggggggacgccggaaacggcgtccccccttccggaggaGACGCCGggcgtccggcgtcccctccgaggaggggacgccggacgcccgttccgtaatttaataaaattgattttttttaaaaaaaaaaaattaaatttaaaataaataattatttaaaatttattaaataattttacaaatttatttaatttaatatatattatttctataatttaaattattataattgcaGGGCAGAAAGCGTATGGGGAAGACGTTTTTGGCCCCAGAATTAGGGGGATCGGGAGCCCGTCACGTTACGACGCGTAAAGTTTCTGCCTCGGCTCGACGGAAGAAACAAGCGCATACTTCTCCCGATGAGGTCCGCATTTCTGTTGAGGATCTTAGAGAGTCTGATGATTTTGTGAGCTCAGAGGACGAGCCAGAGGACGAGCCAGAGGACGAGCCAagtgaaaaaatttacatttctaaACGGAAAAAGGGTGCAGGTGGTCGGTTCGTTGGCGACTCGTCATcaggtaaatataattaaatgattataattaatttaataatattgttaaaaaattaaatgtaatttaattatgtttactgTTACTTTCAGGGTCGAACAGACGACCTGAAGAGGTTGACGTGTGGACCGTTACTGGTCCAGTACCTGGTGGACCCGAGGATGACACTGTTATTCCTAGTTTTCTCGGGCATGTCGCTTCTCGGCTATGGGATGGGGCGGACAGAGGCGTGCTGAAGTGTCAGACTAGACATGGAGCTCTGAAGAAGCTGAGGCAGTGGTATGAGACGGCCTCAGAGGAGGTTAAGGTGCTGATAGACGGGACTGAGATATCACATCTCCCGTTTATCATGTTTGATCATCTGGATATCCCGCTCCTTTCTGCATTTGTGGAGCGATGGCAGCCAGATACAAACTCTTTTCACATGCCATTCGGGGAGATGACCATCACATTACATGACGTGTGGCATATTCTTCGGATTCCAGTTGCTGGGGCTATGGTTTCAGGTGCGATATTctgttatattttttacatttaatgttatttagaataagttaattgttttaggttatttaataaaatatttagacaaattagttgtttaatgtgGATTGTGTTTTGGTTTGCCAATTGTAATTTctttgcaggacttccctgaaaaatgggtgatgctcatttttaggggaagtgctgcccaattttttctagaaatttacTGTACTTATTGcgtgatattaatttaaattgcgaaaTTATGTTTTCAGGTCAGCCGAACAAGGCTCAGCTGATGGCTTACTGCGTACAGATTTTAGGTATTTCACCAGAGGATCTTGTGAGTAAGACGAGCAAGCATTTTGCCCAGGGAGGTGTGCTGATTGAGTCGATCATCAGCTTATGTAGGCGTGACCGTACTGCAGAGGTGGAGGCAATAGCCTGGATCTGGTTGACGTTAGGTTGCACTCTATTCACTGACAAGAGTGGCCATCGGATTAGACCTGCAACCATATGGGAGGTGCGGGAAGGAGTCTCAGATACGAGTACAGTTTCCTGGGGATCAGCTACACTAGCTTATCTCTATCGGCAGCTTGGAATCTCATCGAGAGGAGACTGCTCCGGTTTGACTGGCTGTCTGACACTGCTGCAGACATGGATTTATGAGTACTTTCCATGCTTCCGGCCCCAGCGAGAGCGGTTGTTGATCGAGTCTCATCTTCCTCGATGTTCTAGCTGGAGTGCTATTGCGTCTGATTGCTCAGCCACCCGACTTCGGTCCTTGCGAGCTCGTTTGGACACGCTGACTGCTGAGGAGGTATGTAAATTTGTTAAtctattagttaaattttattttattacgatcgctatattttaatttttgttttgtaattttttaacagATCACATGGCTCCCTTTTGGCGGCGAGCCTGCTGCCACCGTAGAGCACACTGCATATTATGGCTGGATAGCGTACCGGGACATTGTCGAGCCGTACATGCCGTCTAGGGTGCTGCGACAGCTGGGTTATGTGCAGACTGTACCTGTGCCAATTTGTCGGCCAATAGGGGCTGTTAGGTCCTGGAAGTCAATCAAGTACTCTGTGGACATGAGTGTGACGATTGCGGTTGACATGTGGAACGCTTTTCCGGTCATGTACAAGCTGCCGTTAATGGGATTTGAGGAAGCCCACGTTATTGCTGGAGGATGCCATCCAGCTTACCTTGACTGGTTCGAGCGCCATTCGCACCCCCGTGTCCTTCCTGGCAGAGATGTTCCACGACGACATCCTCCCCGCAGCAACAACGATTATGtaagttttcattttataatttagtgaatattacatatatttaacATATTGAATTTACTTGTCTATTTGTGGTATTACAGTGGATGACACTGGTGACCACGAGGTACGAGCATTTCATCCAAAAAGTCAGCACGATTACCGGCCAACATAGACAGCACTGCGACTTTGACGGCATTCCGGAGTTGGAGACTGAGACTGAGGAGGCCAGCACGGACTTGGAGAGAATCATTGCCGCTTGGCGCATTGCTGACTGAGTGTTGTCAGTATATGTTGTATGTTTATAATATTAGTACTTTTTTTTGATTATGGACTTGTTTTCTTTAGATGTTAGTTTCTAgagaatttttatatattatgtacGTGTTTGTTTTTATGCAATTTcatgaacatttttaaatattacgtACTGTGGAGTTCAAAAATATTACACgtataataataaaacacaCAATCAGCATAATTACCGAATAAACATTTTACAATCAACTCAATCTGCCATACCTATCAAACTATCCCATTGCTCTCTCCTATTAGCATATAAAGTATGCCAAGACTGAACAGTATGGTCCCTGTGCTGAAACCACAGGGTGGGAATTGGTGGGACAGGAAAATTATCCTGCAAATTCAACCTAACAAAATGTGCGCGTCCACTAATATACAATATCACTATCTCCTGCGATGGTCGTGAGTGAACCTCAGAGGAATGCAAAGGCAGAACAGTAAACGAAGAGAACCGCGTCTGTTGTAGCGTCCCGCCTTGTATGTAAATAACAGCTGCATTGAAGATAGTGGCAATAGGGAACAAGTCATCCAATACCTGCATCCATTTAATAAGTCagaatataaatatcatttcttaaaaaaaatataataactttgtgataaatttatataattcaattaaataccTGCATCCAGTAGCTAGGGCCACACTCGCCGCCTTCCCAGCTAATACGTGTAATGGCCGCTTGCAACCCATCAATGAAAATACCTTCGTATCGATTAGGGTGGGCGGAGATTTCGTTTGCAATGTTCATTCTAGTCATTCCCCACATCTTCTCGTCACCATATATGTGGTCTGCCACCACGCGAAATCCACAGTTGCCGTCTCCACGCACGTCCACAAGCTCGTCAACGAATGGTAAAAGGAATCCTGGAATAACCTCCGCATTTTGCAAACCAGCTgcgggaaataaaaaaaatattattataaataacaagGATACTACTACAGTAGACGTACATAACGAATATTAGTGGATGATAATTACCTGACGCGGATGTACGATTTTTCTGAGCTTTGGAAGATTTAGGACGACCAGGTACACGGTCCTTGTACTCATGACGACTCGGATCCCGCTTCGTTGATTTGCTCCCCTTTGGTCGACCTTTGACATTTATTTTAACTTCTGGTTCCATGTAGCCTAAGTCTTCGGGGTGAAGTCGCTCTCGAACAATACGAGAAATATCACGCAACACTGAAGGATCCTTAGTCATGACCTCGTCGGCGACCTCGTGAAAATACTGATGTTCCTCAGTCTGAAAACCAGCAAAATCGGGTTGCGCAGATGTGTCCAACCCATCGCCGAGAATAACAAGTTTCGTCCAAAACGGGTGTATACTGTCAAGGCTGATCGGGTTACCTACAAATAACACATATTAGCTTTCaataacaatattaatatttttaatattagtattcaatgaAAGTGGTGCGTGATACCTGAATCGACCACCGCTCGCAGCTCACATGCACAGGGGATCTGATGTGTTGATCTAACCACACAACCACAGCGATCGTAGACATCGGTACTCAATTCTCGCATACGCCTTAGTTCTTTCGATATTAAATCCAGACAGTAATGCGACACTCTGCATGAGAGCTTGTCAAATGGAAAACCGCGTCGATGTACGCCAATAGTCCGTCTGAAGTCCTCAAGTGTTTTGCTGcagtaattttaaaacatttatgttAATAACAATGTCCACATAGTTTGTATAAGTACTAATATTACTAGAGAAGAATGTTACCGGATATCTATCAGCTGCGACTGTATAACTTTGTCGACCTTCGTCCAGACTGTGTCCAGAGCACCGGTGCTAGAGTTGAGCCACTGCTTAAGCTGAGCATGTGCGCTCTCGACTCTACATGTGGTGGTGTTTCCAAAATGTAGGACTAAGTCCGTCCAGCAAGATACGAACTTCTCTCTGTGTCCCAGCCAAGTCCCCTCAATGTACTGTATCAACcctggaaaacctttaaaccgATCTCTGAAGTGCTCCACAGCTATGTTATATTGGTCAAAACTTGGCGCTCTGATAATTTTCTTCCATGTACTATTCTTGAAAATTTCAGCAAACTCTTGGTTTTTCCCACTAATTCTGTACACTCTATCTTCTACGTCCTTATTTATGTGCCACGTACATAGTAGATGAGAAGAACGTGGGAAAACCTCTGACACTGGTCTCATAAGCCCCAATTCTCGATCAGTAAGAATAGCGCTCGGATGAATATGTTCCCCAATCAAGCACCTGCATTATTGCCCGATGATTTAATaagtaatttgaatttgaatatcattaaaatatcaaataacataattataattgaaTACCTCAGTCTCTCCAATACCCATCTGTAGCTCCCTTCAGTCTCATccttcataattgcatatgcaattatgaagtTCTTGTTGCAAGGAGTCATTCCAATAATCTCAAAAAATGGCAGCTTGTACTTGTTCGTCTTGTACGTGGAGTCCATGCCGATGATCCAATAGTACGTACGAAGTAGTCTCACTGAATCAGGATGAGCCATGAAAATATGGGTCAACACACCTGTATCCTCCTCAGCAAGAGTCCAGTGTACATAATCATTTTGCTGAGCCATGTGATAAAATTGCCCAACCACATCTCTACCCTCAAAGCTAGACTTTCTCAAAGTCTCTCTATAGTTGTACACTTGCTTTATTCTAGGGTTGTCAGATggtactttttcttttaaagctGCCATGATAGAACACGGCTTCGCTTGTGCCGCAGTCATATCTCGCACAATTTCTTTCGCCTCGCCACTCAGCCCACTCATCTGACGGTATCCTTCAGGATACACAGCTAGAGCATGGTTGTGTGTACTCGAAATACCAGGATCTGTAAGTATAAACCATGCAGTCTTTCCTAATttgacaataattttaaatttgcacTTACACGCTTTTGTCTTCGTATTTTTCCGTACGAAGGAATCAGAGTCTGTGAATGAACCTCTGTAACGCTCACCCCGAGCACATCGTAGAAGCTTCTTTTTCCCCTCGTTCTTATGTGACGAAATGACTAATTCAAATCCAATCTTTATAGCAGTACTCTTAGCCCAAGTAATTGCTTCAACATCACTATCAAACCCATGATCTAGCTTAAACCAATCGCTGTAATCAATTCCATCACcgccataatcttctaaatcaacctgcaaaacataaatacttacgtttaacaaatcgaaataataagtaataaaaagtcgtaataatatggaataaaaaattactgtaattattaaaagttaattaaaaactTTTTTTAGCGTTAATTAATTTTCGGCCGCGACGTTTTGGTCGCGGCCGGAAAAGGGGACGccggcgtcctctccagaggagaggacgccggcgttgggcgtcccctctagaggaggggacgcccagCTCCACGTCCCCTCTAGAAGAGGGGACGTGGAGttgggcgtcccctcctctagaggggacgccaattttgggcgtcccctcttctagagGGGACGCTCGGCGtcctctctagaagaggggacgcccaaaattggcgtcccctctagaggagagGACGTTGAATTTCACGTCCTCTCCTCTGGAGGGAACGTGAAATCCAATcgtcccctcctctagagggAACGTGAAATCCAATCGTCCcccttgaaaaaatttaaaaaaaaatttaaaaaatttaa
This region of Mercurialis annua linkage group LG1-X, ddMerAnnu1.2, whole genome shotgun sequence genomic DNA includes:
- the LOC126682117 gene encoding uncharacterized protein LOC126682117, with protein sequence MRELSTDVYDRCGCVVRSTHQIPCACELRAVVDSGNPISLDSIHPFWTKLVILGDGLDTSAQPDFAGFQTEEHQYFHEVADEVMTKDPSVLRDISRIVRERLHPEDLGYMEPEVKINVKGRPKGSKSTKRDPSRHEYKDRVPGRPKSSKAQKNRTSASAGLQNAEVIPGFLLPFVDELVDVRGDGNCGFRVVADHIYGDEKMWGMTRMNIANEISAHPNRYEGIFIDGLQAAITRISWEGGECGPSYWMQVLDDLFPIATIFNAAVIYIQGGTLQQTRFSSFTVLPLHSSEVHSRPSQEIVILYISGRAHFVRLNLQDNFPVPPIPTLWFQHRDHTVQSWHTLYANRREQWDSLIGMAD
- the LOC130015035 gene encoding protein FAR1-RELATED SEQUENCE 5-like, producing the protein MTDNEYNSSGNEYRHSETSFSGFSGVDLEDYGGDGIDYSDWFKLDHGFDSDVEAITWAKSTAIKIGFELVISSHKNEGKKKLLRCARGERYRGSFTDSDSFVRKNTKTKACKCKFKIIVKLGKTAWFILTDPGISSTHNHALAVYPEGYRQMSGLSGEAKEIVRDMTAAQAKPCSIMAALKEKVPSDNPRIKQVYNYRETLRKSSFEGRDVVGQFYHMAQQNDYVHWTLAEEDTGVLTHIFMAHPDSVRLLRTYYWIIGMDSTYKTNKYKLPFFEIIGMTPCNKNFIIAYAIMKDETEGSYRWVLERLRCLIGEHIHPSAILTDRELGLMRPVSEVFPRSSHLLCTWHINKDVEDRVYRISGKNQEFAEIFKNSTWKKIIRAPSFDQYNIAVEHFRDRFKGFPGLIQYIEGTWLGHREKFVSCWTDLVLHFGNTTTCRVESAHAQLKQWLNSSTGALDTVWTKVDKVIQSQLIDIR
- the LOC126670708 gene encoding protein MAINTENANCE OF MERISTEMS-like, which translates into the protein MSDLERDRNRQPPGRKRMGKTFLAPELGGSGARHVTTRKVSASARRKKQAHTSPDEVRISVEDLRESDDFVSSEDEPEDEPEDEPSEKIYISKRKKGAGGRFVGDSSSGSNRRPEEVDVWTVTGPVPGGPEDDTVIPSFLGHVASRLWDGADRGVLKCQTRHGALKKLRQWYETASEEVKVLIDGTEISHLPFIMFDHLDIPLLSAFVERWQPDTNSFHMPFGEMTITLHDVWHILRIPVAGAMVSGQPNKAQLMAYCVQILGISPEDLVSKTSKHFAQGGVLIESIISLCRRDRTAEVEAIAWIWLTLGCTLFTDKSGHRIRPATIWEVREGVSDTSTVSWGSATLAYLYRQLGISSRGDCSGLTGCLTLLQTWIYEYFPCFRPQRERLLIESHLPRCSSWSAIASDCSATRLRSLRARLDTLTAEEITWLPFGGEPAATVEHTAYYGWIAYRDIVEPYMPSRVLRQLGYVQTVPVPICRPIGAVRSWKSIKYSVDMSVTIAVDMWNAFPVMYKLPLMGFEEAHVIAGGCHPAYLDWFERHSHPRVLPGRDVPRRHPPRSNNDYWMTLVTTRYEHFIQKVSTITGQHRQHCDFDGIPELETETEEASTDLERIIAAWRIAD
- the LOC126670697 gene encoding uncharacterized protein LOC126670697; amino-acid sequence: MVTSANRIGAIGFVVRDFAGNIILAGARRFLSIVAPIAIEALELRTLMEEVLLTGYKDIICEGDCQILINIVNSSSSNNRDAGVVFEDILNLIFHFSEIRFLYVNRKNNWVAHLMAKKAFVDDCFCGSHYYVMDWLTQMC